AACTTACTTCCACTGGCAAACATGAGTGTACAGTCTTCACCGCTGATGCCTTTGTTGTTAGGTTCACCTGGAGCCCAGTTTTTATATCCAGTAAGCGAACCGTCTGTCCAGTAAAAATCTCCTTCCTGTAATGGTTATCAGATCACGCTATTGGTTATTTTTAGCTATTGCTATATCATCGTATACGGACAATCAAGTCGAGTAGGAGGAATTCCCTGACATGTAATCGGAGTCCACTTAATTTGCCAAATATTTCTTTGACGGTTAAAAAAACTAATACTGAAAAGTTAAAATTATATATTAATATTTGATAAAACACATCAATTTTGTTGCAACGTTATTTTCAGACTTCTGAAAGCATATCACACTCTTTAGGCGCATTGCTGCAGTGAAACCTTTGAGTATAGTGATGGACCAAAAACAGTACGATAATAGGGAAGTGGTCCTTTAGTGAGAGACATGGTTGTTGGGTTACTTTTCGGGTTGGTGGGTCATATCGGAGGACCAGCAAATTGGGTAATTTCCAATGGGACTGTTTCGCTAAAGTCTACAATAAAACCATATAGAAACATcaaaacagacaaaacaaaacTCATTATGTTGCCTAAGGTATTATCAATTCTTGTTTTTAGCTACACAGGTACTTCTATCAAATCAGAGTATTAATGAACGGGCGGCCACCGATAACATACGAGGCGGCTGATGTGTAGAAGGTCTTTAACATGTTGAATTGCACGAGGCTACCTGAATACTACTACAATTAAAAGATGTCCGCAAAACGCCAATACAAGTTTGACTGTACTCTCAAATTCAATGCATTTAGAATCGTCGCTCTGCACTATGGTCCTAACAATTTTCAACGCCCATTGAAGACAGGCATATTGCAGAAGTTAGCCGAGGCCAATGCACAGACAACCATTTCTCATGTAATCGCCTCCACATAATATTTCACCAAGTCATCTCGATTTAAATATTGGGTTCTCTGGAAAGCCGGATTATCAAACAAACTTGCCAATAACGAAATAGGAAGGTCAATAGATAGCATAATGACATATGCGTCACTTCATACCTTTGCAAGATCATCATAGCCAATCCAAGCGTCACTGCTTATGAGAGCTACCACATAAGCATTCTCGTCAGACGATTTAATGGAAGCCAAATGGGCACCCAAGGCGGTGGTTCTACAGTTTGCGTCAGCGTTTCCGTAATTTGTCGAGGATGTATAAACTCTGTAGCAATTGCCGTTCCATTCGTTGAAATTATGCGGGCATGTTCCTGTTGTAGCAGCTGCCTGAGGTTCTACGTGGGACAAATACAATTGTGAAAGTAAAATATCTATTATTGATTACACGACATCTAACATGAATGTGAACTAATTACTATGTCTTAAAAGAGAGCTAGAGCGTGAAAGGAACTGTTGCCGCTATTGAGGGTCTATATTGACCCCGACCCCGACCAGCGTTTGCCTTACCACGGATTCAAAACTTCATCAGCTGCTTATCGGTCGAGTTTTCCTCGCAAAAGTTGGCAAAGCATTCAAGCTAGAAACGTCTCTGTAGTAACTCCATGTTACAAACAACAAGAAGCAACACAGATCGCCAGAGAGAAAAATTACGAAGCAAGAAAtaagtaatgtaatgtaatgtaatgtaatgtaatgtaatgtaatgtaatgtaatgtaatgtaatgtgatgtaatgtaatgtaatattaatgtactgCAATGTAATAGAAATGTAACattaatgtaatgtaatataatgtaatagtaatgtaatgtaatgtagtgtaatataatattaatgtactgtAATCtaatattcatgtaaatgtaatgtaatgtaatacattaaatgtaatgtaatgttgtaatgtaatgtgatgtaaatgtaatgtaatgtataaATGGCGTTTGACTTGCTCATTTTGTATCAAAAGGTTTTCATGTGCTACATTTGATAGTACAACACATATTCATGTATATCATATTGCACTGTCTcgtgtcaagtttgaacacaACATTTTAAGGCATGCGTACTGGTAAAATGGCTCTAGAATAACAAGTTGGCGATCATACTAGATTGTTATGCAAAATTTGTCTGGTATTAAATAGTctatgtgccaagtttgaacaaaataatgtcTTGGGCGTGATaggcaacaacaaaaaacatagaaataaacaaaaaacaacgaGGTCACCATATTGGATCTCATCATGAAACAGATCGATGTACATATCAGCAAAGCACGTGGTCTTTGTGCAGTGATTGAATGAACATGTTCTGACATATCAGTTTAATTGCTCTTAACGTGAATACGTATTGTACAATTGACCGCCGAGTAAccatatttgatcatattgTCATATCTCTATCATTTCCTTATGCTGGTATGAAGCCATTCTCATGTTTCCTCATTTCCAATGCCCGCAACCTTGAACGTGAGAAAAATTCCTCACATTCCCCTCCTTTACCTCCAAATAATAGGACAAAAGACCTGTCGACACATATGCGGCACAAAGATACCAGTATGAAGATTTGATAGCCGGGTATTACACGTTCACACACCCAGTAGCCTATGATCGGAATTCAAGACATTTCTCAACTATCAGctaaattattcaaaaaagtgtttaaaaagAGTGAAAGAAAGACTGGAAGGAGGATTCCGGGAGGCACTACGCTGGCGTGTAGATCTGGGTATAACCCCGTAGTTAGAGTAGTTTTAGTCTTTGACTTAGTTTGTTGTTTAGTTTAGTTAGGGGCATCCTGGTGTCTCTCCCTTAGCAGTAAAATTGCCAACCACCGTATATCTTCGTCTCCGTGTGAGTATATAAGTTTCCCCAGTATTTCCCAGCTTAAGTTCCCGTGTACCTCGAAGCTAAGCCAAGCGAGTAAGATTCCCCGACGACCAAGAGATCTGCCTAGACGTTCCCCACGACCctcctttttttttattttgacactatcacaaacaaattgacaagaCGATGTATTTTAACAGGTTAATGTACACTGTATTTGGACAAAATCAGTTGACGCATGGAGgacaggaaaaaaaaccaaCTGCGTCTCAAAGATATTCAGGTGGTGTGAATGTAAAACAGAGTCAGGTACGTCCGTTGTTTGCATTATTGTCACGCCAAGTGAGGCATGTATTTTTACTAGTAATGGGTCAAAAAGTAGCAGCCCAGTGGTCATATTTTTGCAAACAATTGATCGAACATATGCTCCCCAATGCATAATGCTTTCGTAAAAAGATTTATGAAAACGGTTTCGGAACGAACGTTAACGCAAGCAAGTACACATGCACGAACACGATCTAACCCCGTGACGCACATATGCATGGACATGACCTCTCTCTCCTCCGCAGTGACTTGGAACTAAAGGGCTTTCTTGTTATAAAGCAAGAAGTcatttttatcaaacattttgttgTGCCAATTACAGCAGACCACTGTACCTATAGTATTCGCTGTTTACTCAGATTAATACTCTGCAAGCAACAGCAAAGTTAAGATTTCTTCGGAAATTTACATGGACATTCAAGTAGATTGTATCTTCCTTAGTGTTCCTTACAACCAGATATGCATGTACATAGCAACTAGAACTTAAAAACAGTATTTACCGTCTACCGAGAAAGAAGGATACAAGGCCTAGGCTTGTAGTACACCTCATCTAAAGTCTCGATACGTCAATTTCTAGTACCGTGGTATGCGTTATAATATAGTTTTATGCTGCTACACCCAAAAAAAAGTTATTGAATAAAAGTTTGGTACTGTTAACCGACTGGGTAATTAACAATGCGGAAAACTGATACCTTGTCAAGTTTGAAAGCGCTGTATGCACTACGCAGGTGTCTGTGTCATCTCCCACCGAGACGAGTTACAGcggatttgttttcaaatttccatcGAGAAAATTGATTAGGCATGTAAAAACGACAATTTATTGACAAACAATGAACACACTCTTTTCCCCGAAAGTCCGTGAGTCGACACCCAAAAAATTCTGCTTGATGAGGTCAAACTTATTCCGGTTTTTATGACGAATTTTAGTTTAAACGCTTTCAATAAATCCCAGTACAAAGACCACAATGAACtttaaaaacttttcaaaaatagatTTAGATGTACCTAAGTTTAATCATATACTTATTTTCGAGTGCAAATGACTGAGTAATGTTAATGTTATATGTTTTCTCTCTACATCGTTATGATAAATCTTAGTACGTCAATAACGTAAACAAGACGAATTGCGTGGGGCGTCTTTCCATAGAATGTGTGAACTTCATTTGGAAAACAATTTGCAACGCCGTTCATTATCAAATAGATATATGTAAAAATTCTTACCACTTTCAGCTGACACCAACTGTATCACGAATAATACAAGGATAGTCCAAAGCATATTGCCACCAATCCTAGAGAAGACAAAATAATCGAGAATACCATACCGAATTTAGCAAAGTTTCTAAGGAATGCAAAACTTCTTCATggatatcaaaaaattactaaaGGCATGCGCAGTTTGACTGATATGtgaataaagaaaaataaactttttcgAAACCTTCCGTATGCTCGAAATATAGGATGACACGTTGCAGTAGTAATATAGCTCAGAGTCttcaaatttaacactacgtgtggGCATGCACTAATAATATATGTATTCATCGGTGTGAGAACTTCACACCTGAACAACATAAGATATCATCGATCCGACACAAACAGGTTTCGTGCATTATATCTTAGCATTCacttaaaaataaataacatcATTCTTTACCGTATCTCTTCCAATTCGGATAAGGCATTTGGTTTCTGCTATTCGTTGATTTACTCATGGGACTACTGCATATGTGTAGGGTTTGGCTAGTCTAAGAATGTCTTTGTCTTTGCGTCTTAAAAATGAATTCGAGTTTTAAGGTGGGCTGTAAACTTACATCTGTCATTATTTTGACGTAACATGCCATCAGCGAGCCAGAGTTCAGATTGCGCGAGCTGTGCCTCGCTTTTCTACTGTCAATGGCAACTCGACAAAAATAAGCTTGCTGTTATTGTGACAGCTTAATCTTCTCGCGCATGCGCAAAATCCTTCATGTTTAAAGTAACCTCTCAAGTACAGTGACAGAAATATATTctgaacaaaaaaaaccccaaactcaTCGACATCATCATAAAATCACACGGCATTAATTTCGTATCATTATTAAGAAATTCAATACTTCTCTgcgaaacaatagacaaattagTGAAAATTAATCGACAGACAGCTAATGAGAGTACTTTCCTGAAATAAAAGAATGTGTCAggcattttatcaattttcgcTTAACTCACATATAGACATTGGAAAAGGTCAGAGAGACCTCAATTCTTCTCTGTTATCATGACAGTTCCACTCTCTTTACAGTACATTACAATGAAACTTAAATACTTCAGACTATTAACAACATACACAGGGTCAACATGTCATTGTCAATAACATAGTCCCCTTTTGTTAATGAATTTGGAAACCATTGACGGAAATGATTGTGAAGTGATATTGGTCAACATATATCCGGGGAATGGGATTGAGTTGTATTGATGTAAATGTGCAGTTAATGTCTGATGAATTAGTTAGctaaatttaattttagaaatagTCGGTTTTGTGATTAATTGTTGCAATGTGGATATATGAAGTCTGAGTGTTGGTTTGTGACAAAGTTGGATAAACTTATGAGTGGACAGATGAACACATGGAATATGTTTTTAGATTTGTAAATGTTTCCAAATTCTTGCCCCGGCAATGTATAAAGCTCAGTTTACAAGCAAACGAGTGAAACTTGGCTTGACTTCAAAGTACCGGGCACAAATGGAAATACTGGTCCGTTAATAATATCTGGCAATGTAATGGCTTTATTGAAAATGGATTAGGATTCATAATTAGATTCAGGAAATCTTATCATCAAATTACAAGGAATTTCTCTGCATGACAGGCGGCTAACATGCCTGTTGCTCACTTTTATTCAATAAGATAATCATAAAAATTAAGTAGACTGCATTTTGTAAACTGTATACAATATATTTAAACCCACTTTTTTCGAACTGTCATTGTGAAAGTCAGGAAATAATCATTTCATTGCATAGTTCCAGAGCCGACATTCAGTCTTTtgaacaattttcattcaatttttattCTGGCATTCACATTTTGCCTGGTACAAAGGACAAGTTAGACCTCAAATATTGTAGCtcatttttattcatcaaaatatcatcaacaaCAGACATAGCCGtctagcagccatatttgatcatattgCTAAAATAATTTACGTCCAAATGTACGTTACGGTACACTGTCCTTGTGCCAATTTTGAAAGACATTGGTCAAAACCTCATTATTGGCTGTAGACATCAAAACCAggaaataaaatggccgtcacgtggccatattggatcgtgtcACATACTAttaagtgcatatgtatgacaaagggaGTAATACTTGTactaattttgaaagaaatcgctgcgggcatctctgagaaatttgcgtaaacggacgcacagacgcacggacacgaccaaatctataagtcccccggactttgtctgtggggactaacaacCATCAGTGGCCCAAATTATCATATCGTTGGCTTTCCAATGAAGAGACTGACATGCTAAAGTCTGTCAGTGGCGACTTTAAACGTAATTTagcgatcaaacatttgtttagATTTCCCGAATaagctttgttcaaattattttgaaatgttcatcatttttagaatgattttgttattttgtaagcCCTCTCAAATCTATCTATTCCGTCGCATTTGCTTTAAATGACAACTCTGTTCAGCTTTGCTAGAATTATGATTCGACGAAAAGTGAGTAGTGTGAGTGTACTCTTGATGAATAATAATGACCAGTTAATTTGCTGCTTTCgttaattttgatcatatttAGTGACCCAATAAAATTCATTCATCACTGAGCAATTCTTACAAAGCGGGAGCACAGTGTCCCCGGTGCTTAtatcattatcatcaaaagtgatTAGAGATAATGCGTGCATATAACATACCTTTCGAGGACAGGCGCCTTTAAAGGGTAAGCGGTCCATAACAGCGATTGTGTGTTTTCGTAAAGGTTTACATATTGCCTTTAGGATCGGCTACAGCTATCGGTAACGGTTTAATTTTTACCGCTGGCGTCGGCTGAGTAGCATTTCAAATGTATGTCAGACCATGACCCTAACATATGATGTGTAGGTTTATGGCTGTAGGTTACTTGGTGCCTATTAGATGACCGCTCGGTTATGTCAACTTACTTGATACTTTATGATTTATGCTAATGATTTTAATGCTTATAAGATTTAAGggggagctgcatgttgccaacatagctttttcaaagcaatgtttctaatcaaagatgacaaggaaaccgcctggtattatatattttcaataagcagaaactctaaaatttagtatggtagcagtactttactcgaaggatgaagtgggtgtatatttggggtaaaaaaccaaaattttggtattaatgataaaaattaatttaagtcaaacacttgacgctattttctgaaatgtaatatttcacttgaaagaagataATATGTAGAAAAGTactactattttattttgcattttccctCCTCATTTTAAATTGGCATAATgaggtgaaagacttacactcaaAAAAgggattaaaatcatgattagtaaaattaaaatgccaaaaatataagaattttatgccaaacaaaatagtcgttttctTATATAGCATAAAatgaacataatgtgaaaatttcagaaaatttgacccagccagagtggagttaaattttttggaaatcttgaaatttggagaaaagataagccaggaaatcggatgatttgcatacatttgcataaattaacactatttatcacgcaacttatgACTTCTT
This genomic window from Ptychodera flava strain L36383 chromosome 10, AS_Pfla_20210202, whole genome shotgun sequence contains:
- the LOC139142992 gene encoding C-type lectin lectoxin-Lio1-like; protein product: MASCCQQSRSNQTYFEDEFFWTDGSLTAFKNWAPGEPSNTGSGGEDCATMYGAGRKCEVLTPMNTYIISACPHVVLNLKTLSYITTATCHPIFRAYGRIGGNMLWTILVLFVIQLVSAESEPQAAATTGTCPHNFNEWNGNCYRVYTSSTNYGNADANCRTTALGAHLASIKSSDENAYVVALISSDAWIGYDDLAKEGDFYWTDGSLTGYKNWAPGEPNNKGISGEDCTLMFASGSDRGQWNDENCGDNKHYVCKAPLDPTPCL